The sequence GTCAGGAAGACGTGTTAAGGGAAGAACAACACTTGCACGCTGCGTTATGCGCAGAAAATGCTCGTTTTTTTTGATTTTAAGTTGATAAACAAGTGCGCTGCATCCCGTACTTCGGAATTGGTGTTTATCCGTCGATGAACCCATCCTGGGTTCAACTCCGGCGCTCACCATCCATGGCTCGCTTGTCACACCAACCCCGAAGTACTCGTTGATCAACGGCGCTGTTATTAAGATTGATATAGGGCTCGTCCGATTCTGAATACATTGAGTTTGAATGTGAGTTTTTTAGAAGATTAGCAAACCACACCAATAATCAATGCTCTTGCTTTAAAAGAACCGTGCTACACGCTTGAAAACCACACCGATGATCAATAGCAGTGTGCGGGTGTTGTGGCAAGCGAAGCCAAGGATGGCGTAGCGCCCGCATCACGCCAGGAAGGCGTGTTAAGGGAAGAACAACACCTGCACGCTGCAACATGCACAGATCATGCTTTAAAAGCGCCATGCTACACACTTGAAAACAACACCAATGATCAATAGCAGTGTGCGGGTGTTGTGGCGAGCGAAGCCAAGGATGGCGTAGCGCCCGCATCACGCCAGGAAGGCGTGTTAAGGGAAGAACAACACTTGCACGCTGCGTTATGCGCAGAAAATGCTCGTTTTTTTTGATTTTAAGTTGATAAGCAAGTGCGCTGCATCCCGTACTTCGGAATTGGTGTTTATCCGTCGATGAACCCATCCTGGGTTCAACTCCGGCGCTCACCATCCATGGCTCGCTTGTCACACCAACCCCGAAGTACTCGTTGATCAACGGCGCTGTTATTAAGATTGATATAGGGCTCGTCCGATTCTGAACACATTGAGTTTGAATGTGAGTTTTTAGAAGATTAGCAAACCACACCAATAATCAATGCTCTTGCTTTAAAAGAACCGTGCTACACGCTTGAAAACCACACCGATGATCAATAGCAGTGTGCGGGTGTTGTGGCAAGCGAAGCCAAGGATGGCGCAGCGCCCGCATCACGCCAGGAAGGCGTGTTAAGGGAAGAACAACACCTGCACGCTGCAACATGCACAGATCATGCTTTAAAAGCGCCATGCTACACACTTGAAAACAACACCAATGATCAATAGCAGTGTGCGGGTGTTGTGGCGAGCGAAGCCAAGGATGGCGTAGCGCCCGCATCACGCCAGGAAGGCGTGTTAAGGGAAGAACAACACCTGCACGCTGTGTTATGCGCAAAAAATGCTCGATGTTTTTGATTGTCTATTTACTGGCGGGTACCACACAGGCCGACAATGAGCCTTGCGGGCGAACACGCCCGCATTTAAAGATCTCAAAGCACTAGTAACAACAAAACAACTAGCCGCCACAACCACCACAGCAGCCGCCAGCTGGATGCGTCAGCTTACGCATTAATATAGCCTGCAACGCAGTGCACTGCTGCTCAAGCATTTGCGTATCATCAGCACTTAGTGTTTCTGTGCCCTCTTGCACAGCAGCTAAGCGCACAGCTAACTGTTCATACTCAGCAACTCGAGCGGCAAAACTCGGATCATCGTCACACAAATCTATTAAATCTTGCGCAAGATTCGGTGCATCTTTAATCAAAGGGTGTACAGCAGTTGTCATTAGAAAATCCTCTTTGTTATGAATTAAAACAATACAGCGTGCAGCAAAAATCACCCTTGATTGCAGTCAAGAGCTTTAAATTGTGAAATAGCTTGCACTGAACGCAAACGAGAAGTATTCTCATTTGCGCAATAAACAAACATAAGGACCTTAAAATGACTTACTTCATTGATGCTTGGCTCGACCGCCCACAACCTTACCTGCGCATCGTAAATCGCTTAACAGGAAATGTCTGCGTGCAAATTGAAGGGAAAGAATTAGAAGATTTACGCGAACAAGGCGCGCTGGATATTAATGATTTAAATAACCCAGAGCCTTTAATGGTAAAAGAACAGGTACGCAATTTATTTTTAATGTGCTATGCCCAAGCAGCTCGCATGGGCACAGCACAGGCCTTAAATTATTAAGACACAACCTCAAGCAATTCAACATCAAACACTAACGCACTGTGCGCAGGAATGGCGCCAACCGCTTGACCAGCGTACGCTAATTCGCTTGGCACGGTTAAGCGCCATTTGCTACCGCAGGTCATCAACTGCAGCGCTTCGGTCCAGCCGGCAATCACACCTGATACTGGGAATTCTGCTGGCTCGCCGCGCTGATAGGAGCTATCAAACACTGTGCCATTGGTTAATGTGCCGTGGTAATGCACACGTACAGTGCTTTCACCGGTAGGCTGAGCACCGTCACCCGTTTCAATCACTTCATACTGCAAGCCTGAAGCCAAGGTGGTAACGCCATCTTTTTTAGCATTTTGAGCCAAAAACTCAATGCCTTCAGCTGCAGCAGCTTTAGCTTTAACTTCTGCTTCTGCTTCCATGCGCTCACGGATCACAGTAAAGCTGGCATTCAGCTCTTCACCTGAAACAGCCAACTGCTCGCCATTAAATGCACTAAGTAAACCAGTAACGACTGCATCAACGCTAACACCAGGAGGTGGATTGTGACGTAACTGCTCACCCATTTGACGACCGATACCGTAACTTACTCGTGCTTCATCAGTGCTCAGATCTAACTCAGACATGCATGCCTCCATTGGCAAATAAAAACCGCAGGTTGCGGTGGATTGAAAGTCTATTGAGGTGCAGTATCCTAACAGAGCCACTGTGAAAACCCGAGCTAAAAACCATGCTCTTTAGCTCTTTTTGGAGAGTTTTATGATGATTCGCTATCTATTACTGGTCAGCGTACTGGCTTTAAGCGCTTGTCAGTCCCACCGCCTTACCGAGCTTGATTATCAACCCGAGCGTAACTACCACGGCCTGCAAAGCTGGCAATGGGCCAACCCTGCAATACAATTTATACCGGACTCTGATCAACATAAAAGTGATTTGGACACCGAGCGTGTGCGCAATGCTATAAGCGAGCAACTAACCCAACAAGGCTTCCAGTACAGCGATAACGCACAATTACAGGTACGCGCTTGGTTGATTACAGAAGAAAAGCAACAGCGCACACAGGTTATGCAAAGTGACTATTGGGGTGGGATTTGGGGACCAGGCCTGCGTGCAGAAAGTTATGACACAACCTATAGCACACAAAAACTACAAATTGACCTGCTCGACGCTCACACTCAACAGCTGATTTGGCGTGGCAGCGACAGCTGGACATTACCACAACAACGCATCAGCCCTAGGGCACGGGACACTAAGCTGCGTCAGCAGGTGCAACAGATTCTTCAGCACTTTCCGCCGCAATAAACCCTGCTAGGCATTATCAAGCAGTATAATTATTGAGTTTTATGGAGGCACTGAATAATGTTGCCGAGGCAGTCAGGGCTAGGCGCAACGACCAACGGGAGTAACAGCCAAAGATTGGCCGAAGGGCGAGTGCTAGCGAGTCAAATCGGCGAAAAAGCGGATTTTACACTGAGTAAATGAGCACTTTAAGCCGTTTTTTAGCACCCCTGACAACGTAGGTAATTATTCAGCGCTTCCATGTGGCAAAACGACTGATTTACTGATGACTATAGGTGGCATTCGGGTGGATCGGCACAATTAAATCATTTTAGTTAAGCTCGTGTAATAATTCGTCCGCACTTAACAGGAAACAATTAAACCCAAGATATCAGCATGCTGCACGGGCCAACACTTTAGCCTAAGCGCGGTCTCGATTATGCTATTGCCACATAATTTAAGTGAGTCTGTTATGCGCATTTTGTTTATTGCCTTCTTATGTTTACTGCAGCTGCCTGCTTACGCTGGTTTTTTCAGCTCATCAAACAGCAACTCAGGCACTGCTGCCTTCAATAACAGCGCTGATTTTTTACCGGTAGAGCAGGCATTTACAGCCCAAGCCGTTGAAAACTCAGACAACACTGTTGCGATTCGCTTTAGCAATGCCGATGGTTATTACCTGTACCGCCACCGTTTATCCTTTAGCACTGCATCGCCTGGGGTAAGTTTTGGCGAGCCGCAACTGCCCGATGGCGAAGAACGCAGCGATGAGTTCTTTGGTGATATCGAGGCTTATTACGGCAGCTTGGATATTATTTTGCCGGTAATTAACCCAGACAACCTACCCTACACCCTCGATGTCGGCTATCAAGGTTGCGCTGACCTAGGCCTGTGCTACCCGCCCGAAGTGCTGTCTTTTGAGCTCAATCAGCCGGTTAACAGCTCCTCAATGTGGACCTGGCAAGAAATTGCACTGTTTTTTCTCGCTGGCTTAGGCCTGACTTTTACTCCCTGTGTTTTACCGATGCTGCCGATTTTAACTGGCGTGGTGCTGCGCGGTGAAATAGGCGGCGCGCGCAGCTTTGTTTTGTCCAGCGTTTACGTGGTCTCGATGGCGCTGTGCTTTGCAGTACTGGGTGCACTCATGGGCGTATTCGGTGCCGAACTGAATATTCAAGCGCGTCTGCAATCACCTTGGGTGTTGATCCCCTTTGCCGCGTTTTTTTCCCTGTTTGCGCTGGCCATGTTTGGCCTGTTTGAAATGCGCCTGCCGCAGTTTATCAGTGGACCATTGCATAACTTATCCGGCAAGACCAAAGGTGGCTCTATTATTGGCGCGGCAGTGCTCGGTGTATTTTCCAGCTTGCTGGTGTCGCCTTGTGTTTCCGCACCTTTGGCTGCAGCCTTGCTGTATATCAGCGCCAGTGGTGATGCTTGGGGTGGCGGTTTAAAGCTGCTCGCGCTAGGTCTGGGCATGGGCGCACCACTGGTACTCTTTGCCACTGGCGGTGGCAAACTGCTACCCAAGTCTGGTGCCTGGATGCTGGCTGTGCGTAATGCCTTTGGCGTGCTGCTACTGGCCGTTGCTCTTTGGCTGCTGGACCGCGTGCTGCCCGGCCCTGTCACTTTAATGCTGTGGGGCGCGCTCGCCGCAGGTGTTGCCATTCAGCTTGGCACCTTAGAGTTTGGTAAAAAATCAGCTACACAAAAAATGGCGCAACTGCTCGGTTTGGCACTGCTGGTCTACGCTCTTACCGCGTGGGTCGGCGCACTGCAAGGCCAATCCAATCCGCTACAACCACTGTCCAGCAGCAGTAACGGTGTATTGCTCAATACTGGCAGCAACGCCAGCACAGCAAGCAATGACGTCGCTAGCGCATCTACAGCGTGGCTAACAATAACTGATGTTAAGGTGTTGCAGAGCCAGCTCGAACAGGCCCAGCAAGCTGGCCTACCGGCGATCGTCGACTGGTATGCAGATTGGTGCATCAGCTGCAAGGTGATCGAGCGCAATGTGTTAGAACACCCGCACGTGCG comes from Pseudomonas sp. C27(2019) and encodes:
- the dsbD gene encoding protein-disulfide reductase DsbD, which encodes MRILFIAFLCLLQLPAYAGFFSSSNSNSGTAAFNNSADFLPVEQAFTAQAVENSDNTVAIRFSNADGYYLYRHRLSFSTASPGVSFGEPQLPDGEERSDEFFGDIEAYYGSLDIILPVINPDNLPYTLDVGYQGCADLGLCYPPEVLSFELNQPVNSSSMWTWQEIALFFLAGLGLTFTPCVLPMLPILTGVVLRGEIGGARSFVLSSVYVVSMALCFAVLGALMGVFGAELNIQARLQSPWVLIPFAAFFSLFALAMFGLFEMRLPQFISGPLHNLSGKTKGGSIIGAAVLGVFSSLLVSPCVSAPLAAALLYISASGDAWGGGLKLLALGLGMGAPLVLFATGGGKLLPKSGAWMLAVRNAFGVLLLAVALWLLDRVLPGPVTLMLWGALAAGVAIQLGTLEFGKKSATQKMAQLLGLALLVYALTAWVGALQGQSNPLQPLSSSSNGVLLNTGSNASTASNDVASASTAWLTITDVKVLQSQLEQAQQAGLPAIVDWYADWCISCKVIERNVLEHPHVRELFVQGNYQLLRLDITENTPEHRALLNQFQLFGPPVIQFFAENGSELDTLRVVGEVNATQFIERLNQAAAMR
- a CDS encoding FKBP-type peptidyl-prolyl cis-trans isomerase, with the translated sequence MSELDLSTDEARVSYGIGRQMGEQLRHNPPPGVSVDAVVTGLLSAFNGEQLAVSGEELNASFTVIRERMEAEAEVKAKAAAAEGIEFLAQNAKKDGVTTLASGLQYEVIETGDGAQPTGESTVRVHYHGTLTNGTVFDSSYQRGEPAEFPVSGVIAGWTEALQLMTCGSKWRLTVPSELAYAGQAVGAIPAHSALVFDVELLEVVS
- a CDS encoding DUF4136 domain-containing protein gives rise to the protein MMIRYLLLVSVLALSACQSHRLTELDYQPERNYHGLQSWQWANPAIQFIPDSDQHKSDLDTERVRNAISEQLTQQGFQYSDNAQLQVRAWLITEEKQQRTQVMQSDYWGGIWGPGLRAESYDTTYSTQKLQIDLLDAHTQQLIWRGSDSWTLPQQRISPRARDTKLRQQVQQILQHFPPQ
- a CDS encoding GTP-binding protein — its product is MTTAVHPLIKDAPNLAQDLIDLCDDDPSFAARVAEYEQLAVRLAAVQEGTETLSADDTQMLEQQCTALQAILMRKLTHPAGGCCGGCGG